The following proteins are encoded in a genomic region of Salvelinus sp. IW2-2015 unplaced genomic scaffold, ASM291031v2 Un_scaffold3338, whole genome shotgun sequence:
- the LOC112075685 gene encoding uncharacterized protein: MPTLCSAYNCKNRGPNADVGFFSFPKNDPERRKRWIINMKWKDWNPQHHHRVCSIHFEDKYICRMDKRQRLTPDAVPTIFDFPENFQKKKASIHPQSRRARSDGLPEKYTAAPAVTVAEMVTTPSPTITSETSKLAKDNTKAPEKVTSSSWYIHVDEEIQMAESLPGFFHSDYCLPHSIRWGFKDDVAPKVACENMEFQLPPLKHIIEITEAWEWLGMDIRGPLPLTPNGHQYVLTLTDFYSKWVEAFPLRGCSSTEVAQHVAEVISHFGFPFGILVRLKRKFTSKVRQNIFCHILTVTHTLQQS, translated from the exons ATGCCAACACTGTGTTCAGCATACAACTGCAAAAATCGCGGTCCCAACGCTGATGTAGGATTTTTTAG TTTCCCCAAAAATGACCCTGAAAGACGCAAGCGATGGATTATTAATATGAAGTGGAAAGACTGGAATCCGCAACACCACCACCGTGTGTGCTCCATTCACTTTGAAGACAAGTACATTTGCCGGATGGACAAACGTCAACGTCTCACGCCAGACGCAGTCCCGACCATTTTTGACTTCCCAGAGAACTTTCAAAAGAAAAAG GCATCCATCCACCCACAGAGTAGAAGAGCCAGG AGTGATGGGTTGCCAGAGAAGTATACTGCTGCCCCTGCTGTTACAGTGGCCGAAATGGTAACAACACCAAGCCCCACCATCACATCAGAGACAAGCAAGCTGGCTAAAGACAATACTAA AGCTCCAGAAAAAGTTACCTCTTCAAGTTGGTATATCCATGTAGATGAAGAAATCCAAATGGCTGAATCCCTCCCAGGTTTCTTCCACAGTGATTACTGTCTACCACAC AGTATTCGCTGGGGATTCAAAGATGATGTTGCCCCTAAG GTGGCATGTGAGAACATGGAGTTCCAACTTCCACCCCTCAAGCACATAATAGAG ATCACAGAGGCATGGGAGTGGCTGGGTATGGACATTAGAGGGCCACTGCCCCTAACACCGAACGGACACCAGTACGTTCTGACCTTGACAGACTTCTACTCCAAATGGGTGGAGGCCTTCCCCCTGAGAGGTTGTAGCTCTACTGAGGTAGCACAGCATGTAGCTGAAGTCATCTCTCACTTTGGCTTCCCTTTTGGAATCCTTGTTCGACTAAAGAGGAAGTTTACCAGTAAGGTGaggcaaaatatattttgtcacaTACTTACTGTTACACATACCTTGCAACAATCTTGA
- the LOC112075686 gene encoding elongin-B, translating into MRAFCDSRSAAWDSGGATDRPREMDVFLMIRRHKTTIFTDAKESTTVYELKRIVEGILKRAPEEQRLYKDDMLLEDSKTLGDCGFTNQTARPQAPGTVGLAFRLGDDAFEQLRVEPFSSPPELPDVMKPQDSGSTANEQAVQ; encoded by the exons ATGAGAGCGTTTTGTGATTCTCGCAGTGCAGCGTGGGATAGCGGAGGCGCAACCGACCGACCGAGAGAAATG GATGTGTTTCTAATGATCCGGCGTCACAAGACGACCATCTTCACTGATGCCAAAGAGTCAACTACGGTCTACGAGCTGAAGCGCATAGTGGAGGGTATCCTAAAGAGGGCACCGGAGGAACAGAGGCTGTACAag GATGACATGTTGCTGGAGGATAGTAAGACTCTTGGAGACTGTGGCTTCACAAATCAGACAGCCAGACCTCAGGCCCCAGGGACTGTTGGATTAGCTTTCCGTCTCGGTG atGATGCATTTGAGCAGCTGAGGGTTGAGCCCTTCTCCAGCCCCCCAGAGCTTCCTGACGTCATGAAGCCTCAGGACTCTGGCAGCACAGCCAATGAGCAGGCCGTGCAGTGA
- the LOC112075687 gene encoding uncharacterized protein: protein MDVIETVVTESIEVDETPTASSLDPNKSKAEFVWTLQATWQLVQTRLEMDQDFDQPVCKKKKLWETVAERVTAKLRAAGSTDVTVKAYECDLKWRNMLATYRKNAERSKRLGAQSVHWEFFKAMHEVLGKSREEIEAQRRSKLNGTKLGKAIASKRFTPILPTPSLTAAPFASRPPQDVLQLYMELQERKMNMWAQQKALEERKIEAINNLARAISSLSHSQNNSFQLPE, encoded by the exons ATGGATGTTATTGAGACGGTTGTAACAGAGAGTATTGAAGTAGATGAAACTCCAACGGCGTCCAGTTTGGATCCAAATAAATCGAAAGCAG AGTTTGTATGGACTTTACAAGCCACATGGCAACTTGTCCAAACCCGCCTCGAAATGGACCAGGATTTTGACCAGCCAGTGTGCAAGAAAAAGAAACTGTGGGAGACAGTGGCTGAGAGAGTGACTGCCAAGCTAAGGGCAGCTGGGAGCACAGATGTTACAGTCAAGGCCTATGAGTGTGATCTGAAGTGGCGTAACATGTTGGCCACATACAGGAAAAACGCTGAGAGGTCCAAGAGACTGGGGGCCCAGAGTGTCCACTGGGAGTTCTTCAAGGCCATGCATGAGGTTCTGGGGAAGAGTCGGGAGGAGATCGAGGCACAGCGCAGGTCCAAACTCAACGGGACCAAGCTAGGCAAGGCTATTGCCAGCAAGCGGTTTACCCCCATCCTCCCTACACCCTCCCTGACAGCTGCGCCCTTTGCTTCCAGGCCCCCCCAGGATGTCCTGCAGCTGTACATGGAGCTGCAGGAGAGGAAGATGAACATGTGGGCCCAGCAGAAGgccctggaggagaggaagatagaggcCATCAATAATCTAGCCCGTGCAATCTCCAGTTTGTCTCACAGTCAAAACAACAGTTTCCAGCTGCCAGAGTAG